ACGCCCAGTCGCTGGTTAGCCTCCGCTTCCCCACGATCGGCGCCGCCGTCAGCACGATCGAGCCCCTGTTCCCGACCGAGCCCGTCACCGTCCTCGGGGCGGTGATCCCCCGCGACCGGATCTGGCTGGCGGCCGTCGTGCTCCTGGCCTCGGCCGCTCTCGCGGCCGCCTACAAGTGGACACGGTTCGGGATCGCCACACGCGCCGCGTCCGAGAGCGAGAAGGGCGCGCTCCTCATCGGCCTGTCGCCCGACCGTGTCGCCGTCGTGAACTGGGACTCGCCACGGTGTCGGCAGGAGTGGCGATGATCCTCATCGCACCGATCGCCCGGCTCGATCCCGTCACGAGCAGTCTTCTGGTGGTCCCGGCCCTGGCCGCCGCTCTCCTCGGCGGGTTCCGCTCGTTCCTGATCGCTGCCACCGCAGGGCTCGCCATCGGGATGCTCGAGTCGGAGCTCCTCAAGCTCCAGGCCGACCACGGGTGGCTCCCCGACGGAATCCAGCAGGGCGTGCCCTTTCTCCTGGTCATCCTCGTCATGGCCCTGCGGGGCCGGAGCCTGCCCACCCGTGGCGACCTGATCCAGCGTCTCCTGCCGCGGTCACCGACCCCCCACCACGCAGGTGTCACCACGCTCGTCCTCGCGGCGGGGGCGGTCGCGGGACTCCTGACGCTCGGGAGCGTGTGGCGACAGGGGATCATCACCACGACCATCGCCACACTCCTGTGCCTGTCGATCGTCGTCCTCACGGGCTACGTGGGTCAGATCTCGCTCGCGCCGATGGCCTTCGCCGGCTTCGGAGGGTTCGCCGTCATCAAGTTCACAGAGGCCTACGGAATCCCGTTTCCCCTCGCCCCCGTACTCGCCGCCGCCGCGGCCGTTGCACTGGGTCTGCTCACAGGCCTGCCGGCTGTGCGCGTCCGCGGCATGAGCCTCGCTCTGGTCACGCTGGCGGCGGCGCTCGCCGTGGAGGAGATCGTCTTCCGGTGGGGTTGGCTCACCGGCGGCCTCGGTGGAACGGATGTGCCCCCACCGGAGATCTTCGGGATGGACCTGGGAATCGCAGCGCGTGGCACCGGCTTCCCGAGACCCGCTTTCGGGATCCTGTGTGTCATCGTCACAGCTCTCGCGGGTCTTCTCGTGGCCAACTACCGGAGGTCCTTGACCGGGCTCCGTTTCCTCGCTGTTCGCGCCAACGAGCGCGCGGCGGCCGCGGCGGGGATCGACGTGGCGCGTACGAAGCTCACGGCCTTCGCCATCTCGTCCTTCCTGGCGGGCCTCGCCGGCTGTCTCCTCGCCTACCAGCGCCAGACGATCTCGGGCGACAGCTTCCTCGTGTTCCTGTCACTCTCCTTCCTCGCCCTCACCTACCTCGGGGGAATCGCGGGTGTCAGCGGCGCCGTGATCGCCGGGCTGCTCGCACAGGGCGGGCTCGTCACCGTCGCGCTCGACCAGACCGGTGGTGACGCCGCGGAGTACCAGTTCGCGATCAGTGGAGTGGTGCTCGTGGTCGTCGCCGTGGCCTACCCCGACGGCATCGCCGGGGCTGTTCGGTCGGCCTGGGAGCGCCTCACACGGATCGTGCGTCCCGGCGGATCCACCGGCCGGGCGCAGACCGCCGGAAGGGCCGGTACCGTCGCTTCATGACGGCGACGGAATGCTCCACGGTATGTGGATCGATAGCGGGCAGATGGTGAACCGGCGCCCCGAGCGCGGCACACGGTTCGGCGTGATGGACCGTGGCGGGGAACCGACGATGTGCGCTGGTTCCGCACGGATGCCGGACCTCACCTGACCTGCGGCAGGCCTTCGTTCAGCGTCCTGTGAAATCGGGAGGACGCTTCTCGGCGAACGCCTCCATGCCGACGCGTACGTCGTTGCTCGAAAAGGCGCGCTCCTCGTCGGCATCGATGGCGGCGATGGCGTCGTCGTCGACACCGGGAACGAGACCTCCGCGCTCGGCGATGAGCTCGAGGGCCCGCTTGTGGCCCGCCACGGTGAGGGGTGCGAGCTGCGCGATCTCGTCGGCCATCTCCAGGGCCGTGTCGAGCGGGTTGTCGCTCCGTCGGCTCACGAGTCCCATCCGGTCCGCCTCGTCGACACCGACCGTCCGGCTCGTGATGAGCAGGTCCCGGGCATTCCCGGGACCCACGAGATCGGCGAGCCGCTGGATGTTGGTCCAGTGCAGATGGATGCCGAGCCGTCCCGCGGGGATCCCGAAGGTGGCGTCACGACCCGCCACGCGCAGATCACATGCGACCGCGAGCTGCGTCCCGGCACCGATCGCGGGACCATGAACCGCTGCGATGACCGGTGCCGGAAGCGCGCCCATGGCGTCGAGCAGCTCCTCGAAGGCGGGCCGAAACGTGTCGCGGCGCTGCTCGCGCCACTCGCCGCCGGGCTCGTGGGAGTCGTCGGTGGAGGGCGCGAACCTCGTGCCCAGATCGGCGCCGGCGCAGAATGCCGAGCCCGCGCCGGTGAGCACGACAGCGCGCACGTCGTCGGCGTCCTCGAGGTGTGCGCGCAGCTGATCGCAACCCTGTGCGTGGAGGGCGTTGCGCCGGTCGGGGCGGTCGAGCGTCGCGACCACGACGTGCCCTCGGGCCTCCCAGCGGATCACGGCGTCTCAGGACTCGTCGATGAGGGCGATCAGGTCTCCGTCGCAGACCTGCTGGTGGAGATCGACGTGGATCTCCCGGACGACGCCGGGCTCGCGAGTGGTCACCGGCACGTCGGTTCCCGCCGACTCGAGGACGGCAACGACCTCACCTTCGGCGATCATCGTTCCGAGCTCCGCAGGGAGGTCACGGACATTTCCGCCCACAGGGCTTCTGATCTCCTGCACGGCGCGGGAGCGTAGTGCAGCGCACTCCGGACGTCGTGTCTCAGGCG
This Acidimicrobiia bacterium DNA region includes the following protein-coding sequences:
- a CDS encoding enoyl-CoA hydratase-related protein: MIRWEARGHVVVATLDRPDRRNALHAQGCDQLRAHLEDADDVRAVVLTGAGSAFCAGADLGTRFAPSTDDSHEPGGEWREQRRDTFRPAFEELLDAMGALPAPVIAAVHGPAIGAGTQLAVACDLRVAGRDATFGIPAGRLGIHLHWTNIQRLADLVGPGNARDLLITSRTVGVDEADRMGLVSRRSDNPLDTALEMADEIAQLAPLTVAGHKRALELIAERGGLVPGVDDDAIAAIDADEERAFSSNDVRVGMEAFAEKRPPDFTGR
- a CDS encoding biotin/lipoyl-containing protein, yielding MQEIRSPVGGNVRDLPAELGTMIAEGEVVAVLESAGTDVPVTTREPGVVREIHVDLHQQVCDGDLIALIDES